A portion of the Manihot esculenta cultivar AM560-2 chromosome 2, M.esculenta_v8, whole genome shotgun sequence genome contains these proteins:
- the LOC110609449 gene encoding plastid division protein CDP1, chloroplastic, translated as MALAPAKSLPILLPSTPPSHSTTRFLKHVFPYGFSNPRISISLSRVFDSGDFTLTRSILHAAVTRIVDNVPAPTLTTTTFTVEIPVTCYQLVGVPDQAEKDEIVKSVMQLKSADVEEGYTMEAVIARQDLLMDVRDKLLFEPEYAGNVREKIPPKASLRIPWAWLSGALCLLLEAGEDKLVLDIGRSALHHPDAKPYIHDLLLSMALAECAIAKIGFEKNKVSHGFEALARAQCLLRSKISLEKMALLYEIEESLEELAPACTLELLGLPHSPENAERRRGAIAALRELLRQGLDVETSCRVQDWPAFLSQALNRLMAVEIVDLIPWDDLALVRKNKKSLESQNQRVVIDFNCFYLSLIAHIAVGFSSRRTELINKAKILCECLMTSEGIDLKFEEALCLFLLGQGNESQAVEKLHQLELNSNPASRSLLPGKEITDVSGVKPSLETWLKDAVLSIFPDTRDCSPSLVKFFGDEKRTLASKKKKVYPQMTPALDHKPLSAIALKQMERRESLPNMNSTQQLSSTVKQLAPTDLQSSLILEKNVSGGNVSEASVQLKRNLGVQNARGWERWLTYSDVVGKITFVGVLSFIVFFVFKLSGMNLKRMRIASNLPFSKPSMNSRFLDCTTDLSFECNVEPACISGRSITGRMKKLLATIRKQFQKQSNHRKLHSSGLVANQSSRMTTVSRKEMPIEEAEALVLQWQAIKAEALGPNHQVHSLSEVLDESMLAQWQVLANAAKSKSCYWRFVLLQLSVLQADILLDEYGVEMAEIEALLEEAAQLVDESQQKNPNYHSTYKTHYVLRRQDDGSWKFCEGDIRTQS; from the exons ATGGCTTTGGCTCCTGCAAAATCCCTAccaattcttcttccttctaCTCCTCCTTCCCATTCCACCACCAGATTTCTGAAACATGTTTTCCCTTATGGTTTTTCCAATCCAAGAATTTCAATTTCTCTTTCTAGGGTTTTCGACAGTGGTGATTTCACGCTTACCCGATCCATTTTGCACGCTGCCGTCACTCGCATTGTCGACAATGTCCCCGCTCCGACTCTCACCACCACTACCTTCACCGTGGAAATCCCGGTCACTTGTTACCAG CTTGTCGGGGTTCctgatcaagcagagaaagatgAGATCGTTAAGTCAGTGATGCAATTGAAAAGCGCTGATGTAGAAGAAGGTTATACCATGGAAGCTGTTATAGCTCGTCAG GATCTTCTAATGGATGTAAGGGACAAGCTACTTTTTGAACCTGAATATGCTGGGAATGTGAGGGAGAAGATCCCACCTAAAGCTTCTCTTCGAATTCCATGGGCTTGGTTGTCTGGTGCTCTCTGTCTGCTTCTAGAG GCTGGAGAAGACAAATTAGTGTTGGATATTGGCCGATCAGCTCTCCACCATCCTGATGCTAAGCCATATATCCATGATTTGCTTCTATCTATGGCATTAGCAGAG TGTGCGATTGCTAAGATTGGTTTTGAGAAGAATAAAGTGTCCCATGGATTTGAAGCTCTTGCTCGGGCTCAATGCCTCCTTAGGAGCAAAATCTCTCTTGAGAAGATGGCGTTGTTATATGAG ATAGAAGAATCTCTTGAGGAGCTTGCGCCTGCTTGCACATTGGAATTATTAGGCTTGCCGCACTCTCCTGAAAATGCTGAACGGAGACGAGGAGCAATAGCAGCGCTGCGTGAGTTGCTCAGGCAGGGCCTTGATGTGGAAACCTCATGCAGAGTTCAAGACTGGCCAGCTTTTCTGAGCCAAGCACTTAATAGGCTCATGGCTGTAGAAATAGTTGATCTTATTCCCTGGGATGATTTAGCCCTTGTACGGAAGAATAAGAAATCACTTGAATCACAGAACCAAAGGGTTGTGATCGACTTCAACTGCTTCTACTTATCACTAATAGCTCATATTGCTGTTGGTTTTTCAAGCAGGCGAACAGAATTG ATCAACAAAGCAAAGATTTTGTGCGAGTGTTTGATGACCTCTGAAGGTATTGATCTAAAATTTGAGGAAGCGCTGTGCCTGTTTCTTCTTGGCCAG GGTAATGAGTCCCAAGCTGTTGAAAAGCTTCATCAGCTAGAATTAAACTCAAATCCTGCTTCACGGAGTCTACTTCCAGGAAAGGAGATTACAGATGTCTCTGGTGTAAAGCCATCATTG GAAACATGGTTGAAGGATGCTGTGCTTTCTATCTTTCCAGATACTAGAGATTGCTCTCCGTCTTTG GTGAAGTTTTTTGGTGATGAAAAAAGAACTCTTGCAagcaaaaaaaagaaagtatatCCGCAAATGACACCTGCTCTAGACCACAAACCATTGTCTGCTATTGCATTGAAACAAATGGAGCGCAGGGAATCTCTTCCAAATATGAATTCTACTCAACAGCTCAGTTCCACTGTTAAGCAGTTGGCTCCAACTGATCTGCAAAGCTCATTGATATTGGAGAAGAATGTTAGTGGAGGCAATGTTAGTGAAGCATCAGTTCAATTGAAAAGGAATCTTGGTGTGCAAAATGCTAGAGGTTGGGAAAGATGGTTAACCTATAGTGATGTTGTTGGAAAGATTACTTTCGTTGGAGTACTGAGCTTCATTGTGTTTTTTGTCTTCAAGTTGTCTGGCATGAATTTGAAAAGGATGAGGATTGCATCTAATTTGCCCTTCAGTAAACCTAGTATGAATAGTAGATTCCTTGATTGCACAACAGATCTCTCTTTTGAGTGCAATGTAGAGCCTGCTTGTATTTCCGGAAGAAGCATTACTGGAAGGATGAAAAAACTGTTGGCAACGATTAGGAAGCAGTTCCAGAAACAATCAAATCATAGAAAATTGCACAGCTCAGGGCTTGTTGCCAATCAGTCATCTCGTATGACAACAGTATCTAGGAAGGAGATGCCTATTGAAGAAGCTGAAGCACTTGTTCTGCAATGGCAAGCAATTAAAGCTGAAGCTTTGGGGCCTAATCACCAAGTACATAGCCTCTCTGAAGTCCTTGATGAGTCAATGCTAGCTCAG TGGCAAGTTTTGGCTAATGCAGCAAAATCCAAGTCCTGTTATTGGAGATTTGTTTTGCTGCAATTATCAGTGCTGCAAGCAGACATTCTATTAGATGAATATGGTGTGGAAATGGCAGAAATTGAAGCCCTTCTTGAGGAAGCAGCTCAGCTTGTTGATGAATCTCAGCAAAAGAATCCAAACTATCATAG CACCTACAAAACTCATTATGTTCTTAGAAGGCAAGACGATGGTTCATGGAAGTTCTGCGAAGGGGATATTCGGACACAATCATGA